ACGTTTTTTTTGTCTAACCCATGATGCCTTCAAAAAAGAAGGACACAGAACGGACGTAAACACAATTACCATAATAACCGAGGAAAATACAACATCGTCCAATATCCCAATATCCCTGCCTATCCCGGCAAGTATTAAGGTCCCCTCCAGTTTCATCGCCATCCCTATGCCTATGATTGTGCGGTTTATACGCCTTTCAATCGGGCAAACAGAACAAAACATCTTTCCAATAATGGCGGCGCCTGTTATAGCAAGACCGAGGAGGACTGCATTCAGATTCAAAAAGCTTTCCAGTTCAACCTGTGCCCCTACCCGAACAAAGAGTATTGGCACAAGGATCGTGTAATACGGTCGTATTATCCGTTCGATGGCGCCATATTCCATGTAATGGGAATCATTTAACTTTACATTCCGGAGTAATAAACCTGCAACAAAGGCTCCTATTACCGTATGGAGTCCGATTGACCCTGACATAAAGGCTAGCAAAAGAGCAGAAATTACCACAATCGGTATATTCAAACCCTCTGTTACTCTTTTTGTTAAAAAATTCCCGAATCCCTCACCATACCGCAGAATGATTACCAAAATAATGGCAAGGAATGATATAGCTATACCAATGGTAACCAATATGTGTGGTACAGAAGTCCCGCCCCGAACAACAAACCCACTGATCAGGCCAAAGGTTAGAATTACGATAATTTCGGTAATAACGGCTGCGCCTGTTAAAATCCTGCCCTCAGGGGTATTTATTATCTTTAGCTCACCCAGAACTGCCATTAATAATCCCATACCGGTATTACAAAGAAGAATGGCAATAAGAAGTTTTGTGCCGGTAGAGGCATCAGGGAGCAGAAAATGGCCCACGATAAGCCCAAGCCATGCAGGCACAATAATACCGCCGATGGCTACCAGAAAGGAAGAAGCACCCACCTTCAATAACGCCCTGATGTCAGTATGAAGACCGGCTGTGAAAAGAAGTAGCAACGTTCCGAAGTATGAAACCATTTTTAAGAACGGCATAGTCCTGAGAAAATGGAAAAAATCCCATCCGGTAAAGGTAAAGATGTTACCCAAAAGCATCCCTATGATCAGATTTCCAACTACAGCAGGAAGTCGCAACATCCTGGCGATCCATTCTGCTATCTTGGCAGCAATAAGAGTAATGGCAATGGCAAGGATCACACCGTGAGTTGGATCGTGATGCCATATGTCCCAGGCTGGTTTTGAATCTTCTGCCTCTTTTCCTGTCTCTGCTGCAGGCTCAGGTGAGGATATTCCTTTTTCAGGTTCTTTTGCCTCTTTAATCAATACGTCTGGACTCCCTTCCTTCGCAATATATGAAGATTCCTCTGCAGGAGTGAAAGTCGATCTGTTCTCATCTGTAGTCTGGTGGGATTTATCTTCCTTTACAAGTGTTTGAGTTCCCCTTGCCTCTACCGGCAGGGATTCCCTGCCAGCAATAGTTTCACTCTGATGTTCAGGTGTGGCTATTGCCATTGGTGCGCTTCCTTCTAAAGTTTCTTGCGGGGTCTCTGAAAAAGAGGCACCCGGCCGGTGGCCTTCGCCACGCAGATATTTTTCCAGATAACCCTTTTTCTCCGTAAAGGCAGGAAATAAGAATTCTTCCCCGGTCAAAGGCGGGATTGGCTTGTTATCCTCCAGGTACCTTTGAGCCAGGCTTTCATCAACTGCAGGAAACTGTTGTTCAGCGGTAAACGTGGTCGCAGAACCCGGCATAGTTGGTGTTGAACGGACATCTGTTTTTAGATTGTCAGCAGATATTTCCTTCTCTGTGGCCTTTGATTGGGAATCTTCGGCAACTAGGGTGTCCTCATGGACACCTATTTCCTCCACAACAGACGGAGGAGAAGGAGATTTCTGCCCTGTAACAGCCTGGAGAGATGCGTTATTCATAGCCGGGGTTTGTGTGCCCTTCGCCTCTCCGATGAGGGATTGTTCTTCGGTAACAGGCGTGGTGGTATCTCCCGCCGGGGAAACAGCCGGGTAGGCAACATTTTCTGCGTCGGTTGAGGGTATCTCTTTCTCCACGATAATTTGCGGATGTTCTTGATCTGGAGATTTTTCCGGGAGATATTCTTTCCTTGCAGTCTCCAAATATCTCATTATGTATTTCTTTGGAGAAAGTATTTCCTCAATAGTAAAAGACCCAGGTTCCTTTTTAATAACAACAGAAGATGGTTTGGAAACTTGAGAAAACGATGAAGTCTCTTTTTCTAATGGAGGTGATCCAATTACGACATGGCAATAAAAGGAAATGAAGATGATTCCGAAGATCAGGCTATAATTGAAAGTACGCATGATATATGAAAATTTAATGTTTTTAAAATGAACTTATTACAAATTAACCGCTATTATACACCACGACAAACCCTTTCACGCTATTCACAGATTTATTTATGATACTTTGCGATACCATCTTTAGTCAAATCATTTCAAACCCGAAAAGTGCTTGTGCATTATTTCTCTCTTTATCTCTGACTTCATATAAGTTAAACAAGAGTGACCTTTAATTGGTTCCTGATTTCGGAATTTTTTCCCATACCTTTTTTCTTTCAAGAAACCACTTTATAAACCATTCCGATTCTTTCATCATGATGCTGCCAAGAATTGCGCTGAGCAATACATAGACCCCGGTAAGTGACTGCAACGGGTAAGCATGGGAATTCATAGTAATGGCCCCTGCCAGGATAATGGAAAACTCTCCTCTTGGAACAAGACTAAATCCAAGTCTTAGCCCAGCTCTTTTGTTCAAATCGTATTTTTTTCCAATGAAATAACCGCAAATAATCTTACTGAAAGAAGAGATAATAAATATGATTATCCCTATGGGGACAAGACTTCCTAAATGCTTATAATCTATCGACATTCCGAATGCAACAAAGAAGATTGCTGTGGAAAATTGTTGAAAGGGTTTAATTGCATCTGAAATCCTGTGTTTTTGTTTTGTTTCTGACAATAAAAGTCCTGCTAGAAATGCACCAATCGCCTCAGAAAGTCCTATTCTGGATGCTGCGCCTGCTGAAAGTACGATAATTGAAAGAATCAATATCACGAATAATTCTGTGTGTTCAATATCAATGATCTTTTCGATGTATTTCTTTGAAGTTCTGGCAAGTATGATAAAAAACAGAAAAAATGCCGAGGTCTTTAGCATAACGAAGAAGGCGCCCATTGTATCCATGGAACCGTAATTAACAATGCCAATAATAAATGCAAGGAACACGGCAATAAACATGTCCTCGAAAAGAAGGACGTTAAGAATATATTCGGTTTCCGGATTTGCCGAACGTCTCAAATCAATGATAGATTTGGCCACAATTACTGAACTGGTCACGTAAATAATCCCTGCAAGTAAGATTGACTGTATTAAACCATATCCCAAAAACCAGCCTAAAACCAGACCAACCGGGAAATTAAACAACAAGTCATACATTCCTGTATTGAATAATTTTCTTTTACTATTAATCAAACTCCCGACTGAGAATTCAAGGCCGAACATAAATAACATAAAGATAATCCCTAGTTTGGCGATAAATTCTGTGATGATCGTAACAGGGAAAAAATTCTGAAGGATAATGCCGACTACGATAAAAATGGCAACGAGGGATTGGTTTATTTTGGCGCCTAAAAAGCCTGCTAAAAATAAGGCGATGAGGGAAATGCCCAGCGAGAATACGCTTTCATTGACGATCATTTTTCATCACCTTAAGGAATTAAAAAAACATTTACTTGCCGTATGTTATCGTCGACATACGTCTCTCCAGGTATCTGCTCTAATTCTGCCCGTATCGTATAAGTATCTTCCTTTAGCCCGCTGGTATCCCAGCCATAAACGATTTTTTTTGAAGACAGGCCGTCCAGCGTTTCAGCCTCACGCCCTATGAGTTGATTTGCTGTAGGACAATCTACTGTCAATATTGTCGTCACCTTTGTTGTCCTCTCGTTGCCTATAACAACTTCAACATTGATTCGATTCCCGATAGTTTCCAGCAAAGGGACATCCATAGATACAATCATTACCCCATGTACTATCGGTTCGTATTTTTTCTTCTCGTCAGCAAGACTATCCGGTACCCCACAGAATAATATATATCCAAAAAAATAAATCATACATAACTTCCAGCCATTTGTCTTGTATATCTTCATAACGGCCTTCCTTCCTTTTAACGAATACTTCATAAACAAATTCACTCTGCTTTAAAAGGCAATTTCGGCTCTCGAATGGTAGTCAGTGAGCTAACAAATGTGGGTATCCATCTGTTAGCTCACTTTTGACTTATCGAAGAGCTTAATCCTTCTCTATCTTTATTAATTCACCATTCAGGTACCTCCTCATGAAATCGTTCTCATTTCCTGCGGTATAACCCGTTTTAGCAGGATCCCATAATCCCTTTCCACCAATACCGCCATCTTCTGCCTTGGTAATCTTCACCAGGGTCTCCTTAGGAACTGTATTGATGCCATGATTATCAGCTTCATAACCAAAAACAAACTTCATGCTTGTCTTTGATTTGTGGAATAAGCTATCCAACTGATGCATCGGCATGGACCAGTCCCGCGTGATACTCTGCTGGGAACCATAACGGAAACTGGATTGATATCCCGTACCAGCCGACAGTGCTCTGCCATCCGGTCTTGTCTCATGAGCCTTTACACTTCTTTCCGTTGAAATCCATGCAGAATGTTTCATCATTGTTACTCCATATGGGTAAGCTGGATTATACTTGCACCGTAACATGAGCCTTGCCACCTTATAAAATGGATCGTTTGGTTTCCAGCCTTCATATGGTCTATCGGCTGGATTTGCATCGACGTAGACATAATCACCATCATTGATGCCTAAATCCTTAGCCGCCTGCGGGTTTATATTAATTTGATGCTCACCAACACCCGGCATCCTCTTGTCCATCCTATAGGGATCGCCAAAATTGTTATTCCAGATGAAGTTCCAGTCTGTTACCGCCCATTGTGAATGCACCGTATGTCTGGATTTCGGTGTCACGCAATAGAATTTATAGCCTTTTTCCCACAGGAAGTTCTTCGTCTGCTTAATTTCTTCCCATGACTTCTTGATATTCCTGACAGTTCTTTCATCCCAATGTTCTGCACTCTCAGGGATTCCATAATCATCAGGACGGATATAAGGATTAGTGCTGGCGATAACGTTCGGCAGATACGGAGTAGCCTCAGGTCCTTCGCGATGAACGATGAAATTCTCGCCATACTCAACGATCTCTGATTCATCATTGTAAGCCTGTAACCTTCCCGTTGGAGTATAGAATGGCAGACTCTCGTGTACCTGCTCCCAGAATGGATGCCTTGGGTAAGTCCTGTAGAGCAACAAGGCAACGCCCGGTTCCCCATATTTCCCATTCACAATATCCTCAAAAGTATAACCTTTTAAGGTCGTACTTCCATCCAGCAGTCTCTGGATATACACTTCGGGCCTGCCTTCTAAGGCAAACTTCCAGTAATCTCTAAACCTCATATCCCTGAGTACCCCCCCCAGCTTCGCTGCCATGCCCGCAAGGATCATCACATCGTCTTTTGAATCATTAACCGGCCTTATGCCGCCCTTCCATATCTGCACAAATGGATTAGAACATGAGCTTGTAATCTCATGGGTTTCAAACTCTGCCCAGGAATTTGCCGGGAATGCAAAGTCTGCATACTCAATAGAACCAGTCACCTCAATATCGGTGGACATAATTTGTTCGATATTTGGGTTCACGTTCTTCAGCATTTGGTACACATGCTTTGCGTTGTTGACCAGGTTCACGTTGGTAAACCACATGATCTTGGTTGGTGTCGGCATATGTGTTTTCCCCGTAAAGCATTTACGTCCGTACTTGGGTGTATTAACAATCAACGGCCTGTCATTATGATTCCAGTAAGCCACCTCTTCGTCATAGGCGCGACCTTTTACCTTCAGATCCATTGCAGGCGCGTCTGGATCAAGGTTTGGATTGAATACATCTTCCGCTACCCATCCATAAAATCCCGGACCACACCATTTTGCAGACTGAAAATTGCCGGCCTTGTAGTTACCTGACCAGGTATGGGAACCAGAACCTTTATAGCCTACATTGCCAGTTAGCATAAGAGGTAAATACGTCGACCTGTTAAATAACGTTGCATGAAACCAGTGATTGATGCCTTCACCATAATGAATCGCTACAGGTTTTATCGTGGCAATATCATGTGCCAGCCTTACGATTAATTCTTTTGGTGAATTGGTTATTTCAACAACTGTATCAAG
This Candidatus Brocadia sp. DNA region includes the following protein-coding sequences:
- a CDS encoding nitrate oxidoreductase subunit alpha, giving the protein MKLTRRTFLQVAGATGATFTLANKAMAFRLLKPAVEVGNPLDAYPDRAWESVYRDQYRYDRTFTYTCSPNDTHACRVRAFVRNEVIMRVEQNYDHQNYSDLYGNKATRNWNPRMCLKGYTFHRRVYGPYRLRYPLIRKGWKQWADDGFPELTPENKSKYLFDARGQDELLKASWDDAWTYAAKGIIHITKKYSGEEGAKKLIEQGYPKEMVDAMKGAGTRTFKGRGGMGLLGVIGKYGMYRFNNTLALVDSHNRGVGPDKALGGRNWSNYTWHGDQAPGHPFVHGLQTSDVDMNDIRFSKLVIQTGKNLIENKMPEAHWLTEVMERGGKLVVITPEYSPSSQKADYWIPIRCNTDTALFLGLTKILMDEKLYDADYVKKFTDFPLLVRTDTLKRLQAKDIFPDYKPEDISHGPSFKIQGLHDDQREMIGDFVVWDAKTDSPKPITRDDVGDKLVAKGIDPVLDGTFKVKTVDGKEVEVMPLFEMYKIHLKDYDLDTVVEITNSPKELIVRLAHDIATIKPVAIHYGEGINHWFHATLFNRSTYLPLMLTGNVGYKGSGSHTWSGNYKAGNFQSAKWCGPGFYGWVAEDVFNPNLDPDAPAMDLKVKGRAYDEEVAYWNHNDRPLIVNTPKYGRKCFTGKTHMPTPTKIMWFTNVNLVNNAKHVYQMLKNVNPNIEQIMSTDIEVTGSIEYADFAFPANSWAEFETHEITSSCSNPFVQIWKGGIRPVNDSKDDVMILAGMAAKLGGVLRDMRFRDYWKFALEGRPEVYIQRLLDGSTTLKGYTFEDIVNGKYGEPGVALLLYRTYPRHPFWEQVHESLPFYTPTGRLQAYNDESEIVEYGENFIVHREGPEATPYLPNVIASTNPYIRPDDYGIPESAEHWDERTVRNIKKSWEEIKQTKNFLWEKGYKFYCVTPKSRHTVHSQWAVTDWNFIWNNNFGDPYRMDKRMPGVGEHQININPQAAKDLGINDGDYVYVDANPADRPYEGWKPNDPFYKVARLMLRCKYNPAYPYGVTMMKHSAWISTERSVKAHETRPDGRALSAGTGYQSSFRYGSQQSITRDWSMPMHQLDSLFHKSKTSMKFVFGYEADNHGINTVPKETLVKITKAEDGGIGGKGLWDPAKTGYTAGNENDFMRRYLNGELIKIEKD
- a CDS encoding cation:proton antiporter — protein: MIVNESVFSLGISLIALFLAGFLGAKINQSLVAIFIVVGIILQNFFPVTIITEFIAKLGIIFMLFMFGLEFSVGSLINSKRKLFNTGMYDLLFNFPVGLVLGWFLGYGLIQSILLAGIIYVTSSVIVAKSIIDLRRSANPETEYILNVLLFEDMFIAVFLAFIIGIVNYGSMDTMGAFFVMLKTSAFFLFFIILARTSKKYIEKIIDIEHTELFVILILSIIVLSAGAASRIGLSEAIGAFLAGLLLSETKQKHRISDAIKPFQQFSTAIFFVAFGMSIDYKHLGSLVPIGIIIFIISSFSKIICGYFIGKKYDLNKRAGLRLGFSLVPRGEFSIILAGAITMNSHAYPLQSLTGVYVLLSAILGSIMMKESEWFIKWFLERKKVWEKIPKSGTN
- a CDS encoding cation:proton antiporter — protein: MRTFNYSLIFGIIFISFYCHVVIGSPPLEKETSSFSQVSKPSSVVIKKEPGSFTIEEILSPKKYIMRYLETARKEYLPEKSPDQEHPQIIVEKEIPSTDAENVAYPAVSPAGDTTTPVTEEQSLIGEAKGTQTPAMNNASLQAVTGQKSPSPPSVVEEIGVHEDTLVAEDSQSKATEKEISADNLKTDVRSTPTMPGSATTFTAEQQFPAVDESLAQRYLEDNKPIPPLTGEEFLFPAFTEKKGYLEKYLRGEGHRPGASFSETPQETLEGSAPMAIATPEHQSETIAGRESLPVEARGTQTLVKEDKSHQTTDENRSTFTPAEESSYIAKEGSPDVLIKEAKEPEKGISSPEPAAETGKEAEDSKPAWDIWHHDPTHGVILAIAITLIAAKIAEWIARMLRLPAVVGNLIIGMLLGNIFTFTGWDFFHFLRTMPFLKMVSYFGTLLLLFTAGLHTDIRALLKVGASSFLVAIGGIIVPAWLGLIVGHFLLPDASTGTKLLIAILLCNTGMGLLMAVLGELKIINTPEGRILTGAAVITEIIVILTFGLISGFVVRGGTSVPHILVTIGIAISFLAIILVIILRYGEGFGNFLTKRVTEGLNIPIVVISALLLAFMSGSIGLHTVIGAFVAGLLLRNVKLNDSHYMEYGAIERIIRPYYTILVPILFVRVGAQVELESFLNLNAVLLGLAITGAAIIGKMFCSVCPIERRINRTIIGIGMAMKLEGTLILAGIGRDIGILDDVVFSSVIMVIVFTSVLCPSFLKASWVRQKKRLSEKFHVTVDEKTSEIYLRYK